A genomic segment from Helicoverpa armigera isolate CAAS_96S chromosome 10, ASM3070526v1, whole genome shotgun sequence encodes:
- the LOC110383213 gene encoding proton-coupled zinc antiporter SLC30A1, which produces MAMKEWLQWLPPPRSLLALLLAVAGFSGRLFASHFTHSPTLLVDTCHSLCRLVGLVTTLISYKYERADEGAGREGRLRNTFGWARIEVVGRLSVHVLFASFALALVVNALQLGVHSSHGQPPRYPKVIVGSAVVGLLLHAINYMLLAGRELSYSRRLSVTEGGGVVLKTGSGEPVLAHAPTDIASSLFVMGAGLTAEWEPVAARIADPALSACAAIVLVIFNYPFMRSAGLVLLQTVPEGLGTCELRAAALRVPGVLAIHELHVWQMHRDKVVATAHVAYGSHEDYLKSSALVCDIFKRHGIGLVTLQPEFTLTSLLGTDEEKKALIDFANQGCSCPCAKECTAPRCCEPPRQPTVTRI; this is translated from the exons ATGGCGATGAAGGAGTGGCTACAATGgctgccgccgccgcgctcgctGCTTGCTCTGCTGTTGGCAGTAGCAGGGTTCAGCGGGAGACTGTTCGCCTCACACTTCACACACTCACCCACCCTGCTCGTGGACACGTGTCACTCCCTCTGCCGGCTGGTCGGCCTCGTCACCACGTTGATCTCGTATAAG TATGAACGCGCGGACGAGGGCGCGGGCCGGGAAGGGCGCTTACGCAACACATTTGGCTGGGCGCGCATCGAGGTGGTGGGCCGGCTCTCCGTGCACGTGCTGTTCGCCTCCTTTGCACTGGCCCTGGTGGTGAACGCACTGCAGCTGGGAGTGCACTCCTCGCATGGACAGCCGCCAAGATACCCGAAAGTCATCGTGGGCAGCGCCGTTGTAGGACTGCTTCTACATGCAATCAATTACATGCTGCTGGCTG GTCGTGAGCTGAGCTACAGCCGGCGCCTGAGTGTGACGGAAGGTGGAGGCGTGGTGTTGAAGACTGGCTCAGGGGAGCCGGTACTAGCACATGCACCAACTGATATTGCCA GCAGCTTGTTCGTGATGGGCGCCGGCCTGACCGCCGAGTGGGAGCCCGTGGCGGCGCGCATCGCAGACCCAGCGCTCTCTGCCTGCGCTGCCATCGTGCTCGTCATCTTCAACTATCCATTCA TGCGGTCAGCGGGCTTGGTGCTGCTGCAGACGGTTCCCGAAGGCCTAGGAACATGTGAGCTCCGGGCCGCCGCGCTCCGGGTACCCGGTGTACTCGCGATCCATGAGCTGCATGTATGGCAGATGCACCGCGACAAGGTGGTAGCCACCGCACACGTAGCCTACGGATCCCACGAG GATTACTTGAAAAGTTCCGCCCTCGTATGTGACATATTCAAACGTCACGGCATTGGTCTAGTCACACTCCAGCCTGAGTTCACACTCACGTCTTTGTTAG GTACAGATGAGGAGAAAAAGGCGTTAATAGATTTTGCAAACCAGGGTTGTTCCTGTCCATGTGCCAAGGAGTGTACCGCGCCCAGATGTTGCGAGCCACCTCGCCAACCCACCGTTACTCGGATTTAG